Proteins co-encoded in one Synechococcus elongatus PCC 6301 genomic window:
- a CDS encoding YkgJ family cysteine cluster protein: protein MAQWQCVRQCGACCHLDPRDRPDLEQYLQPEEMALYLSMVGSDGWCIHFDHDSRLCSIYDDRPRFCRVQPETFESMFGVPKEDLNDFAIACCEEQIEGVYGDRSLEQIRFRQAVGLVLEDL from the coding sequence ATGGCCCAGTGGCAATGTGTACGACAGTGTGGCGCTTGCTGTCATCTCGACCCCCGCGATCGCCCCGACTTGGAGCAGTACCTGCAGCCCGAGGAAATGGCGCTCTACCTGAGCATGGTGGGCTCCGATGGCTGGTGCATCCACTTTGACCACGACAGCCGCCTCTGCAGTATTTACGACGATCGCCCCCGCTTTTGCCGCGTCCAACCCGAGACCTTTGAGTCGATGTTTGGCGTGCCTAAAGAAGACCTCAACGATTTTGCGATCGCTTGCTGTGAAGAGCAGATCGAGGGCGTTTATGGTGATCGCAGCCTCGAGCAGATTCGCTTTCGGCAAGCAGTCGGGCT